From the genome of Spirosomataceae bacterium TFI 002, one region includes:
- a CDS encoding Acyltransferase → MRAHASLIGFFYIKSFSLKGKEHLPKNAPALIASTHPNSFLDSVVLQIKQPIPVWSLARGDAFKKKMVAEFLDTVKMIPIFRLSEGKENLSKNNFTFDKCKELFRKNQYVIIFSEGICKNPKELLPLKKGTARLALEAWEEGINVPVVPMGITYDTFKKWGKVINLHIGSPILQSDIDTTQSHAIQVKEFNDKLAPAIEKNLLYDFKPTGFLKNPLYYLGWVINFPLYFFIQWIVGKKFGRTIFYDSIAYFALYFLLPFYWLILGLIIYSI, encoded by the coding sequence GGGAAAAGAACATTTGCCCAAAAACGCTCCTGCTCTAATCGCTAGCACTCACCCAAATTCTTTTTTAGATTCAGTTGTACTTCAAATAAAGCAACCGATCCCAGTATGGTCATTGGCCCGTGGTGATGCCTTTAAGAAAAAAATGGTTGCTGAGTTTTTGGACACGGTGAAAATGATACCAATTTTTCGCTTATCTGAAGGAAAAGAAAACCTAAGTAAAAACAACTTTACATTCGACAAATGCAAAGAGCTTTTCAGAAAAAATCAATATGTAATCATCTTCTCTGAGGGGATATGTAAAAACCCAAAAGAGCTACTTCCATTAAAAAAAGGGACGGCTAGGCTTGCTCTTGAAGCTTGGGAAGAAGGCATTAATGTCCCTGTCGTACCGATGGGTATCACTTATGATACATTCAAAAAGTGGGGGAAGGTTATCAACCTCCACATTGGGAGTCCTATTCTACAATCAGATATTGATACCACACAATCACACGCCATTCAGGTAAAAGAGTTCAATGATAAACTCGCACCTGCAATTGAAAAAAATCTATTATACGATTTTAAGCCTACTGGTTTTCTTAAAAATCCACTATATTATTTAGGTTGGGTGATCAATTTCCCTCTCTATTTCTTCATTCAGTGGATTGTTGGTAAAAAGTTTGGAAGAACAATTTTTTATGACTCCATCGCATATTTTGCTCTTTACTTTTTGCTTCCTTTTTATTGGTTAATTTTAGGACTTATTATTTATTCTATTTAG